The region TTTCTCTGGAGTTCCATCATCTTTGATTAAAATGTTGGCAATATCTTCAGCGGCAGAAATTTCGATATCGAGGGAGCCTCGGAATCCCTTTTCCTGGCGACTGCGGTCGGTCAAATGGTCGATGGCATTTTGGAACACGTTTTTCAAAGCTTGGGCCAAAAGATTCAAATGTCCTTTTACATAGATCTCATCCGCAGGAAAGTGGAGGCGCACTTCGATACCTTGAGATTTGGTTTGAAGCTCGACGATCTTGAAAGCTCTTTGGCAGACGTCTTTCAGGCTGATGTCACCTTCTTGATCTGACGTTGAGCTGCGAGTGAAACCCAAAAGATTAATCACGATCTCTTTGCAACGTTGAACACCCGCTTCCATTTCTAAAATATCTGGATAAAGAGGATGATCGCCGGGCATATCCATTTTAATTAACTGAGTAAATGATAGAATACCACCCAGCGGATTATTCAATTCATGTGCGATGGAGGAACCAATTGTTCCAAGCTCTGCCATACGTGCCGATTCAAGAATCTGTTTTTCCATTTTCAGTTGATGAGTAATGTCGTGATAAAGATTCACGAAGACGGCGGGTTTATCACTGTCTAAGATCAAGCTTTGGCTGAAAACGTCAAAGGTGCGTGGTGCAGGATCTTTGGAGCGCATTCGGAAATTTCGCCCTCGCTGGCAACCCGGGCAGGGCTCTTCGCGGTTGTACAATAAAGCATAACACTTGCGAGTGTTATGAGGATGCTCGCGCTCTTGCAGTCGTGCTTCTGCGGCTTTATTTGATTGGATGATATCGTAATTTTGATCGATCAATACGACGGGGTCTGACATCGAATTGAATGTCGCTTCCCATTGTTCTTTCATCGATTCCGACTCTTTCAGTTTTTGAATACGATCCAAGGCCAACGCCACAGCTTCGGCCACGCGGGTCAGAAAATCGCTTTCTTCTTTGTTGAAAGGATGATCGGGAGCTCTAAGAAAGAACACCGACCCTATACGATCATGCTGTTTGAAAAGTGGAACTTGTAATTGGGTAAAGCTTAATTGTGCCGTCACTTGGCTTGCGAACTGCTCATCTTGTGGAGAAAAGAAAATACGAATCCACGAGGTTTGCACGCTACTAGCTAGCGATTCATTCAAAAGCTGCTCGATCTCTGCCACGGAACTTGCCTGGTGGACAGCCATCAAAGCGACCTTGAAACCCTCGATACGAGAATTGGTTAAGTAAAGCTTGCGACGAGCCTCCGTTAGAAAGCGCGTTCTTTTCTGAACACGTTCTTCCAGTTCAATTTGCAGGCGTTTTAATTTTTCGGTCTGCTCGCGAATCAGCACAGCTAAATTTTCATCTTGCTTGCGCTGATTGGCTTCCTCTAAAGCCGTGAACAGATGGGTCTCTAAATCCGTGTCGTTAAAACTATGCATCACGCGAATGAAAGAATAGTCTTCGTGCAACCGGCTGAGTTGATTCGCAGAAAAGTCCGGCGGCACAACTGCAATGAATTGGGTCGCCGGGCTGTTCTGTTTAATCTCTTGATAAAATTCGTTGAAACGTTTTCCTAAGATCACAGTCACTGAAACAGCAACTACGTTATAGGTAGAATCCTGCACCCAATGCCATGCCTGCTGCAGGTCAGACGCAATGTGCGCTCCCAACTCTTGCAGTCTGGCATCCCATGGGCCAATCAGCAGGAAACTGGCTTTTAAAGTCCGCATACGGAGATTAAATCCTTATGCTGCTGGATTGTAAAATCAGGATGGTCTTCGGGGAACACGGCGTTTTCACCAACGTGTTCACCGTGGGCGAAATAGCACGTGGTTGCGCCGACACGTTTTCCGTCACGAATTTCACTGGAAAGACGATTGCCGATGCTTAGAAGTTCTTCGGGTTTGTGGCCTTCATTAGCAAGGATGTCCAAAAATGCAGATTCTTTTTTTTCTCCGATGAAGCCATTCAGGATATAAATCTTTTTAAAGAATTTTTCGACTCCCAAGGCTTTGATTTTTTCCACTTGGGCATCGAACGATCCCATTGTAACCAGATAAAGATTGTAGTGCTCTTTCAGGTGAATCAGATTTTCGGTAGCCCCTGCAAGCAAAGGTAAAACCGATGGAACTTCGGGATTGTAAAACTCTTCCAAGGCATCGTGCACGGCTTTACCGGGTTGGGTCGCACCGAACTGGTTCACAATTCGGGTAAAAATTTCTGTATGAGAGAGGTTCGCTGCCAACTGTTCGCGGATCTTCATGCACTCTTCCAGCGTGACACAGACACCGGCTGCAATCATCGCTTCGCAAGCACGTTGAGATGCCATCGGCACCAACAGCCCGGAGGTGTCGAGCAAGGTATCATCCAAATCGAACGCGATGGATTTGATCATGGACATCTAAACGCCTCTTCCTGTGAGTAACATTTCCAAACCTTTGCCGAAGTGGGGCCACACAAGATCGAGATCCACTCCGCTGTGTTCTTCGATGCAAACTACCGGAGTTTTTTTGTCGATCCATCCGTACTGGCCAAGGCTTCCCGGTGTCGGGTAACCAATATCCTCGCGATGCTCATATCCAGTGCCAGTGGCCAGGATTTCCGCGGCCTTTTTGCCGGGTTCGCCGGTATAGACAACGCAAGGCTCCCACGAATGAAAGTGTACTATGAGATGTGGCTTTTCGTCCTCAATGAGTTTTACCAAGGCCTGTACTTCAGGCTCGCTTCCGGGCGAAGGACCGGGATAATATCGCGGAGCCTTTGCTTCGGCCGACCAATCACTGCTTGGAAAGTTGCGGTTTAGGTCGACCCCACGACCGTTTGTGCGTTGGTTCTTAGAGGAGCCATCAGGGTTTATGTTCGGAATAAGAATCCAAGGGCGAATATTTTGGCTTTGAGTTTTTTCATTGTCATGAAGCCATTGCAATAGTTCCTGAGCCAGGCGAACTCCCTCGGGTTCATCGCCGTGGACGCCCCCGATGAAGAGGATGGGCCGTTCGGAAAAGTCACTCAAGCTGTGTGATTTTTTATACAGCTCGATACTTGTTCCCAAAGCGGTCTTAGCCCAAGAAGTTAGATGAAAAATTCTTTGTTGCATGCGATAATTAAGCCTGTTTTTTTAAGAGAAGAAAAGCATTTAAAAGGAAGTTTCTGAATGTCAGGAAATGCCACAAGTAATACGACCTCGAAAATTACCGACAAGTTGACTGTGATCGCCCTAGCCGCTGGTAAGGGAACACGTATGAAGTCACCCCTTCCAAAAGTTCTTCACCCGGTCGCGGGTCGCCCGATGATTGAAAAAGTCATTCAAGCTTCTAAAGGCGCCGGCGCGAGCGAAGTGCGCGTGATCGTTGGTCATGGCCAAAATCTGGTTCGTCAGGTGGTGGAGCCAATGGGTGTTACTTGTTACGCTCAAGACGAACAATTGGGGACGGCGCACGCAGTACGTTGCGCAAAACCAGAAACTATCGAAGGCGACGTTGTTATCATGAACGGCGACCATCCTTTGATCGAGGCTTCTGACGTTAAAGAATTCCTTCGCATCTTCCGCGATGAAAAATGTGATTTGGCGGTGGTAACAGCTGACGTAAAAGTCCCAGGAGAAATGGGTCGTATCGTACGTAACCGTGGTGACTTGGTTGCTATTGTTGAAGCGAAAGACGCTTCCGCCGACACGCTGAAAATTCGTGAGATCAATACAGGGATTTATATCGCGAAAGCTTCGGTATTGGCTGAGTACTTGCCACAAATCAAAAACAATAATTCTAAAAAAGAATACTACATCACAGATCTGATCTCGATGTGCATTAACGACAGAATGAAAGTTCAAGCGATCAAATCCACTCCTAAAGTGGCATTGGGTGTGAACAATCAGGTTGAGCTTGCTAAAGCGACTCGTTTGTTATTTAAGCGTAAAGCTTTGCGTTTGATGGAAGAAGGCGTGTTGATGATTGATCCACGTACAGCTTACATCGAGGAAAGCGTACAAATTGGCGCAGGCACGGTGGTTTATCCAAATGTGTTCATGCGGGGGCGTACAAAGATTGGCTCTTTCAGCGTGATTGAATCTAACTGTTTCATCTCTGATACCGAAATTGGTGACAGCGTCCAAGTGCGTGGCGGGACCTATCTGGAAAGTTCAAAACTTCACAACAAGGTTTCTGTCGGACCTTACGCTCGTCTTCGTCCTGAAACGGAAATCTTCGAAGAAGCCCACGTGGGTAACTTTGTGGAAATGAAGAAAACTAAATTCGGCAAAAAATCTAAAGCAGGTCATTTGACCTACTTGGGTGACGCGGAAATCGGCGAGGAAGTGAACGTGGGTTGCGGAACTATAACTTGCAACTACGCCGCTGATAAAAAGAAATATAAAACTAAAATTGGTGATCGTGTGTTTGTGGGCAGTGACACTCAATTCGTGGCTCCGATTGAAATCGGCAACGATGCGGTGATTGGCTCGGGTTCTACAATCACAAAAAACGTACCGGCGAATGCTTTGGCAGTCGCGCGTGGTAAACAGTTTACGAAGGAAAACTACGTGGTGAAAGCTACGGAAGTCGCAACGGAAACTGAAAATAAGTAATTAGGACTGAAAGTTAATAGGTGAGTTATGTGCGGAATCGTTGGTTATCTGGGACCTCAAAGTCCTAAAGACATCATTATCAGTGGTTTAAAAAAGCTTGAATATCGCGGCTATGACAGCGCGGGGATTGCAATCTTGGATAAAGGCACGACGAAACGTGTTCGTGCTCAAGGTAAGCTGAAAAATCTTGAAGAAAAGCTTGTGGGTGAAAAATTTGACGGTCACTTGGGGATCGGTCACACTCGTTGGGCCACTCACGGTAAACCTTCCGAGCGCAATGCCCATCCTCACCAAGTACGCGGCATTAACTTAGTTCACAATGGTATCATCGAAAACTACCTTGATATCCGTGAAGAGCTTTTGGCACAAGGTGCAGAGATCACGTCCGACACAGACTCTGAGTTGGTTGCGCATTTGATCGCAAATGAAATCGAAATCACCAAGGATTTATACAAAGCTGTTGAAAGCACTTTGACGAAGTTGCGTGGTGCATTCTCGATCCTGGTCATGTGGGATAAAGAACCTGATCACTTGATCGCTTTTAAAGATGGCCCACCTTTGGTTGTGGGCTTGGGTAAGGACGAAGTTTTCGTTGCGTCAGACGTTCAGGCGTTAATCCAGTACACAAAAACTTTTGTATACTTGGATGACCGCGAGATCGCGAATATCAAAGGCAACAAGGTGGAGTTCTTCTCCGCAAATGGTTTCCCGATCCAAAAGAAATCTGTTGAGCTTAACTGGAATCCTGAGATGGTCGAAAAACAAGGCTATGCTCACTACATGTTAAAAGAAATCTATGAGCAACCACGTGCGGTGGCTGCTGCAATTGAACCCCACGTGAATACAGAAGCTTTCACGGTGGCTTTGAAAAACGTAGGTTTCGGTGGTCAGCCTGTTCAAAAACTGGAAGAGCTTGATGCAAATACAGATTGGGCAAAAACTCAGGAAGTGTTCAAAGGCATTGACCGCGTGTTTATCATCGCTTGCGGTACCAGCTTCTATGCAGGTCTTGTTGGTAAATACCTGATTGAACAGTTGGCGCGTATTCCCGTTGAAGTGGACGTGGCTTCTGAGTTCCGTTACCGCAATCCAGTGATCCCGCCAAAGACTTTGGTGATGACGATCTCTCAATCGGGCGAGACGGCGGATACCCTAGCTGCGATTCGTATGTCTAAAGAAGCGGGCGCGACGACTATGAGTATCTGTAACGTGCGCAACTCGACAATCGATCGTGAAGCTCACGGTCACTTGTACATGAACTCGGGGCCGGAGATCGGTGTTGCTTCAACTAAAGCATTTACATCGACGCTGGCAGTTTTGAACTGTGTGGCCGTGGCAATGGCTCGCAGCCGCGGCGTGATGGAAGCTAAGGAAGAAAAAGAACTTGTTCAAAGTTTGCTAGCAACTCCAGCACAAATGGAAAGCGTTCTGGCATACGACAAATACTTTGACGAAGCAGCAGCTAAGTTGAAGCTATTCCGTGGCTTCTTGTACATGGGTCGTGGCACAAGCTATCCAATCGCGATGGAAGGTGCTTTGAAGTTGAAGGAACTGGCTTACATGCACGCTGAAGGCTATGCTGCCGGCGAAATGAAGCACGGTCCTTTGGCGCTTATCGACGAGCGTATGGCGATCGTGATGGTGGCTCCAACTGATCACTGGTACGAAA is a window of Bdellovibrio sp. SKB1291214 DNA encoding:
- a CDS encoding PAS domain-containing sensor histidine kinase, whose translation is MRTLKASFLLIGPWDARLQELGAHIASDLQQAWHWVQDSTYNVVAVSVTVILGKRFNEFYQEIKQNSPATQFIAVVPPDFSANQLSRLHEDYSFIRVMHSFNDTDLETHLFTALEEANQRKQDENLAVLIREQTEKLKRLQIELEERVQKRTRFLTEARRKLYLTNSRIEGFKVALMAVHQASSVAEIEQLLNESLASSVQTSWIRIFFSPQDEQFASQVTAQLSFTQLQVPLFKQHDRIGSVFFLRAPDHPFNKEESDFLTRVAEAVALALDRIQKLKESESMKEQWEATFNSMSDPVVLIDQNYDIIQSNKAAEARLQEREHPHNTRKCYALLYNREEPCPGCQRGRNFRMRSKDPAPRTFDVFSQSLILDSDKPAVFVNLYHDITHQLKMEKQILESARMAELGTIGSSIAHELNNPLGGILSFTQLIKMDMPGDHPLYPDILEMEAGVQRCKEIVINLLGFTRSSTSDQEGDISLKDVCQRAFKIVELQTKSQGIEVRLHFPADEIYVKGHLNLLAQALKNVFQNAIDHLTDRSRQEKGFRGSLDIEISAAEDIANILIKDDGTPEKNPSLPIGLGVPVASQILRDHEADLEFYTGPGQENVAKISFNRLVLRS
- a CDS encoding HAD hydrolase-like protein, whose amino-acid sequence is MSMIKSIAFDLDDTLLDTSGLLVPMASQRACEAMIAAGVCVTLEECMKIREQLAANLSHTEIFTRIVNQFGATQPGKAVHDALEEFYNPEVPSVLPLLAGATENLIHLKEHYNLYLVTMGSFDAQVEKIKALGVEKFFKKIYILNGFIGEKKESAFLDILANEGHKPEELLSIGNRLSSEIRDGKRVGATTCYFAHGEHVGENAVFPEDHPDFTIQQHKDLISVCGL
- a CDS encoding DUF2817 domain-containing protein; the encoded protein is MQQRIFHLTSWAKTALGTSIELYKKSHSLSDFSERPILFIGGVHGDEPEGVRLAQELLQWLHDNEKTQSQNIRPWILIPNINPDGSSKNQRTNGRGVDLNRNFPSSDWSAEAKAPRYYPGPSPGSEPEVQALVKLIEDEKPHLIVHFHSWEPCVVYTGEPGKKAAEILATGTGYEHREDIGYPTPGSLGQYGWIDKKTPVVCIEEHSGVDLDLVWPHFGKGLEMLLTGRGV
- the glmU gene encoding bifunctional UDP-N-acetylglucosamine diphosphorylase/glucosamine-1-phosphate N-acetyltransferase GlmU produces the protein MSGNATSNTTSKITDKLTVIALAAGKGTRMKSPLPKVLHPVAGRPMIEKVIQASKGAGASEVRVIVGHGQNLVRQVVEPMGVTCYAQDEQLGTAHAVRCAKPETIEGDVVIMNGDHPLIEASDVKEFLRIFRDEKCDLAVVTADVKVPGEMGRIVRNRGDLVAIVEAKDASADTLKIREINTGIYIAKASVLAEYLPQIKNNNSKKEYYITDLISMCINDRMKVQAIKSTPKVALGVNNQVELAKATRLLFKRKALRLMEEGVLMIDPRTAYIEESVQIGAGTVVYPNVFMRGRTKIGSFSVIESNCFISDTEIGDSVQVRGGTYLESSKLHNKVSVGPYARLRPETEIFEEAHVGNFVEMKKTKFGKKSKAGHLTYLGDAEIGEEVNVGCGTITCNYAADKKKYKTKIGDRVFVGSDTQFVAPIEIGNDAVIGSGSTITKNVPANALAVARGKQFTKENYVVKATEVATETENK
- the glmS gene encoding glutamine--fructose-6-phosphate transaminase (isomerizing); the protein is MCGIVGYLGPQSPKDIIISGLKKLEYRGYDSAGIAILDKGTTKRVRAQGKLKNLEEKLVGEKFDGHLGIGHTRWATHGKPSERNAHPHQVRGINLVHNGIIENYLDIREELLAQGAEITSDTDSELVAHLIANEIEITKDLYKAVESTLTKLRGAFSILVMWDKEPDHLIAFKDGPPLVVGLGKDEVFVASDVQALIQYTKTFVYLDDREIANIKGNKVEFFSANGFPIQKKSVELNWNPEMVEKQGYAHYMLKEIYEQPRAVAAAIEPHVNTEAFTVALKNVGFGGQPVQKLEELDANTDWAKTQEVFKGIDRVFIIACGTSFYAGLVGKYLIEQLARIPVEVDVASEFRYRNPVIPPKTLVMTISQSGETADTLAAIRMSKEAGATTMSICNVRNSTIDREAHGHLYMNSGPEIGVASTKAFTSTLAVLNCVAVAMARSRGVMEAKEEKELVQSLLATPAQMESVLAYDKYFDEAAAKLKLFRGFLYMGRGTSYPIAMEGALKLKELAYMHAEGYAAGEMKHGPLALIDERMAIVMVAPTDHWYEKTISNLEEARARGGKIISIGTGENEKLRGISEYYLALPKAHWTVNTILTVIPLQLMSYHLASNLGYDVDQPRNLAKSVTVE